Within the Sarcophilus harrisii chromosome 2, mSarHar1.11, whole genome shotgun sequence genome, the region ctGGAGCCACTCTGTTTCTTCATCAGCTACACAAGGTCCTAGGTGGTTCTGGGGCactgatttctctctttttgccttttcctgTGCAACCTGCTCCATTTGTAGGGAGATCTCATACACATCTCTGATAATGTTCAGCAGGAGAGAATAGTAGTAATGACGTGCAGCCCACTTTCGCCATTTCTCCTTGTTGATGTCAGAGACGAGTCCTACACTCCTCACCCAAAGGACAGTGTCACAGACAAAGTAAATCACACGGTTCATGTTGGCTATGATTAGACAGAATCGAGGCACAAGATCAGACACATGGATGCTCTGTTGAGTTGCCTGGACAGCATGTACCACATTACCTAGTCTGaaccctattaaaaaaaacaaaaacaaaaataaaacatgagtTTTAGCATTGCTTCTCATTAGCATTGAAATGGGAAAATACAATTACTGAGAAAGTTATCACTATGgtataatttaacttttcttcaatttattggCCTTTTGGATTCCGCACCCTGATTGAGGAAAAAACTTCTGTAGAGTATAACACAAGTAGCTAGAATGATTATGAAATAAGCCTTAAACTGTTTTGTTCTGTGCCTATCTCATATCACCCCAATGGATATCTCATTCCAAAGGTCATTCACCAATAAAGATTACAATGTGTGGGTTATATGGAAATTTGCTGAATCGCTACTATCATAACCTTAgttactatgttttttttttctcccaatcaacaagcatttattaaatacctttgtACTAGTCACTGGGAACACAAAGGCAATGAAATAGCTCcagtcttcaaggagcttataatatatgagagagataacatatataaagattaaatgccttaaaaaaataaatacaagatgacTTTGAGGAGGATGGCACTAGCAGCTGGGAGGGGGAAGAATAAGGAAATACTGTTTCCCtctcaaacttcttttttttttttttcccaatttttgagttctgaaatctttctcttcttcctactctCCCTCATTCATTAAAgcaagaaatgtgatatcaattatacatgtgaaatcataaaaaacacaattctatattagccatgttgcaaaaaaaatgcaagaaaaagaaaaattttttaaattatgcttcaatttgtattcagactccattgaTTCCTTCTCTATAAGTGGACAGCATTCTTTCTCATagttcctttggaattgtcttcgaTCACTATATTGCGGAAAAtaattaagtcattcacaattaatcatcatgtaatattgctattattgtataaaatgttctcctagttctgcatACTTCACTTTGCAGCAGTTTATATGTGTCTTCCCAGGTTTTGCAGAAACCATCccgcccatcatttcttatagtacaatagtgtTTCATAACAATCACACAGCACAACTTGAACAAACATTCCCTACTTGACGAGCATTACCTCAATTTCCAACTctatcaccacaaaaagagctgccatcaATATTTCTGCacagattattttcctttttctttgatctccttgggatacagaccaaatAGTGatattactagatcaaagggtatgcacagtcttaCAGCAacttgggtatagttccaaattgctctccaaaatcattgattagatcagttcacaattctaccaaaagCATATCAGTGTACCAATTTTTTcatattcccttcaacattttcattttccttttgtcacaTTAACCAACCTGATAGATGTGAAGTGCTATCTCAAaactgtcttaatttgtatttctcctataaatagtgatttagagcattctttctTATCACTACAGTTTTGATTTCTCCtcctgaaaacttcctgttcatatcctttgatcatttgtcaattggagaatgactcaaattctt harbors:
- the PEX11A gene encoding peroxisomal membrane protein 11A isoform X2, which encodes MNRVIYFVCDTVLWVRSVGLVSDINKEKWRKWAARHYYYSLLLNIIRDVYEISLQMEQVAQEKAKREKSVPQNHLGPCVADEETEWLQSFLLLLFRSLRKHPPLLLDTVKNLCDILNPLDQLDIYKSNSGIIGLGGLLSSIVGMVTVAYPQMRLRTC